A genomic window from Winogradskyella sp. J14-2 includes:
- a CDS encoding SRPBCC family protein, translated as MKIYTLHTKQNLPISVDEAWEFLSSPKNLKTITPDYMGFHILSGADRPMFPGQIIQYIVTPVLGIKTKWVTEITHVKDKEYFVDEQRFGPYALWHHKHFIKPIEGGVEMEDIVDYKVPMGILGQMVHPILVKPKLEEIFNYRTKKLEELFGKY; from the coding sequence ATGAAAATATACACATTACATACAAAACAAAATCTCCCTATATCTGTTGACGAAGCTTGGGAATTTTTATCGAGCCCAAAAAATCTAAAAACAATTACACCAGATTATATGGGATTTCATATATTATCTGGTGCAGACAGACCAATGTTTCCTGGTCAAATAATTCAGTATATTGTTACACCAGTTTTAGGTATAAAAACCAAATGGGTTACAGAAATAACACACGTTAAAGATAAAGAGTATTTTGTAGATGAGCAGCGTTTTGGTCCTTACGCATTATGGCACCACAAGCATTTTATAAAACCTATAGAAGGTGGTGTAGAGATGGAAGACATTGTAGACTACAAAGTTCCTATGGGAATATTAGGCCAAATGGTACACCCTATTTTAGTAAAACCAAAACTTGAAGAAATTTTTAATTACCGAACTAAAAAGCTAGAAGAGCTTTTCGGAAAATATTAA